CTCCGCAGCGCTGAAGACGCGGCCGGTGAACAGCAGCTCGAAGGCGCGGTGACGTCCGACGATGCGCGGCAGATGAGCATAATGGATCGCCGGGATGACTCCGACGTCGATCTCGGGGTAGCCGAACGTCGCGCTTTCGGCTGCCAGCACGACGTCGCAGGACACCGCCATGGTCATGCCGCCGCCGCGGGCCGCGCCACCAACCGCCGCGATCGATGGCTTTCCAAGTCCGTATTGCGCGTCGTAGAGATCGATATAGAGCGCCTGGAGGAATTCGCGGATCTCGGCGCCGGGCTTGCCGAGCAGGATGTCGAGATCGAGGCCCGCCGAAAAGCGTTTGGCAATCGCGCTTCCCAGCACGACCACGCGCGCATCCGCATCATCGGCGGCGCGGCGGAGCGCGGCGACCACCGCGCGGATGATCTCGAGGCTCAGCGCGTTGACGGGCGGGCGACGCAGCGTGATGCGGGCGATGTTGCCCGTGCGTTCGTAAGTGACGGGACTGTCGGATGTCACCGGGTTCTCCGGGCTTCAAGATATCGATCGCTTCAATTGCCGGTCGATCTTCCAACAACAGCGTCCGTAGCCCGACAGCTTACGTGACGGCCCGAGAGAGACAAGAAGCTCCATGCGGCGTCAGGCTGCGGCATCGGCATGGCCGTATGCCGCAGCCACGCGACCCCTGTGATACGATCAGATCCGCGCTTCCAGGATCAGGTTGAACGGGGTCTCGGCGGCGCGGCGGAAGCGCGACAGGCCGCCTTCGCTGGCGACCTTGCGCAGCCGTGCCTCGCCGGCTTGCGCGCCGAGCGCGAGGCCCACCTCCTGATCAAGCGAGGCCGGGGTGCAGATCATGGTCGATGCGGCATAGTAGACCCGCCCGACCGGATTGAGATTGTCTTCCAGGCGGTCGTTGGCGAACGGTTCGACCAGCATGCAGGTGCCGTCCTTCGCCATGGTTTCGCGCACGTGGCTGATGGCGCCGACGGGATCGCCCATGTCGTGCAGGCAATCGAAGAAGCAGACGAGATCGTAGCCCTCGGCCGGATAAGACTTGGCCGAGTGAACAGCAAAGGAGACCCGATCGCCCAGCTTGGCCTCCGTAGCGGCCTTTCGCGCTGCCTCGATCGAGCCCTCGTGATAGTCGAAACCGTAGAAGCGGGAGTTGGGAAAAGCCTCGGCCATCAGCCGTGTCGAGACGCCGTGGCCGCAGCCGACATCCGCGACCTTGGCGCCACGCTTCAGCTTGTCCACGACGCCGTCGAGCGCGGGCAGCCACTCCTGAACCAGATGATGCATGTAACCGGTGCGGAAGAAGCGGGCCGTGCCGCAGAACAAGCACTCGCTGCGCCGGTTCCAGCCGACGCCCTTGCCGGACTTGAACGCGTCCGAAATCTTCGGCTCGTCG
This genomic stretch from Bradyrhizobium daqingense harbors:
- a CDS encoding enoyl-CoA hydratase/isomerase family protein; translation: MTSDSPVTYERTGNIARITLRRPPVNALSLEIIRAVVAALRRAADDADARVVVLGSAIAKRFSAGLDLDILLGKPGAEIREFLQALYIDLYDAQYGLGKPSIAAVGGAARGGGMTMAVSCDVVLAAESATFGYPEIDVGVIPAIHYAHLPRIVGRHRAFELLFTGRVFSAAEARELGVVNRVVGDAELEAEVTKLAAQFAGKSAAVLRMGRAAFMRQIDLDYRRSIASAVDDFCNVATSDEAQEGLRAFVEKRPPKW
- a CDS encoding class I SAM-dependent methyltransferase — protein: MEVNSDRLNAFMGKMVTEFGAAMNASLVLLGDKLGLYRTLAAKGPMNSSELASATGTRERYVREWLASQAASGYIEYDSASGKFSMLPEQIMALADEDSPVFLGAFGNLIASTFLDEPKISDAFKSGKGVGWNRRSECLFCGTARFFRTGYMHHLVQEWLPALDGVVDKLKRGAKVADVGCGHGVSTRLMAEAFPNSRFYGFDYHEGSIEAARKAATEAKLGDRVSFAVHSAKSYPAEGYDLVCFFDCLHDMGDPVGAISHVRETMAKDGTCMLVEPFANDRLEDNLNPVGRVYYAASTMICTPASLDQEVGLALGAQAGEARLRKVASEGGLSRFRRAAETPFNLILEARI